A genomic stretch from Mycobacterium malmoense includes:
- the sucB gene encoding 2-oxoglutarate dehydrogenase, E2 component, dihydrolipoamide succinyltransferase: protein MAFSVQMPALGESVTEGTVTRWLKQEGDTVELDEPLVEVSTDKVDTEIPSPAAGVLTKIIAQEDDTVEVGGDLAVIGDAAEGGSQAAQAPSQPEPVQAAPAQPEPEPAAPARQASGDGGGATPVLMPELGESVAEGTVTRWLKKVGDSVQVDEALVEVSTDKVDTEIPSPVAGVLVSITADEDTTVPVGGELARIGSNVEASAPSAPPAPSAPPAPSAPPAPKPEPAPQPKAEPRPEARPAPAAEPAPKAEPQARPEPAAEPAAAGGSGVNGTPYVTPLVRKLAAENNIDLAEITGTGVGGRIRKQDVLAAAEQKARQKEPAKQAPAAAAVDAGKAAPAAAPTPAPALAHLRGTTQKASRIRQITAVKTRESLQATAQLTQTHEVDMTRIVGLRARAKAAFAEREGVNLTFLPFIARAVIDALKIHPNINASYNEDTKEITYYDAEHLGFAVDTEQGLLSPVIHNAGDLSLAGLARAIADIAARARSGNLKPDELSGGTFTITNIGSQGALFDTPILVPPQAAMLGTGAIVKRPRVVVDEGGNESIGVRSVCYLPLTYDHRLIDGADAGRFLTTIKHRLEEGAFEADLGL from the coding sequence ATGGCCTTCTCCGTCCAGATGCCGGCACTCGGTGAGAGCGTCACCGAGGGGACGGTCACGCGCTGGCTCAAGCAGGAAGGCGACACGGTCGAACTCGATGAGCCGCTCGTCGAGGTGTCGACCGACAAGGTGGACACCGAAATCCCGTCGCCGGCCGCGGGCGTGCTGACCAAAATCATCGCCCAGGAGGACGACACCGTCGAGGTCGGCGGCGACCTGGCCGTCATCGGCGACGCCGCCGAAGGCGGGTCGCAGGCCGCACAGGCGCCGAGCCAACCGGAACCCGTGCAAGCGGCCCCCGCCCAGCCGGAGCCCGAACCCGCGGCGCCGGCCCGTCAGGCTTCCGGTGACGGCGGCGGCGCGACCCCCGTGCTGATGCCCGAGCTCGGCGAGTCGGTGGCCGAGGGTACGGTGACTCGCTGGCTGAAGAAGGTCGGCGACTCGGTCCAGGTTGACGAGGCGCTGGTGGAGGTGTCCACCGACAAGGTGGACACCGAGATCCCGTCGCCGGTCGCCGGCGTCCTGGTCAGCATCACGGCCGACGAGGACACCACCGTGCCGGTCGGCGGTGAGTTGGCGCGGATCGGCTCGAATGTGGAGGCTTCCGCCCCCAGCGCCCCGCCCGCCCCCAGCGCCCCGCCCGCCCCCAGCGCTCCGCCCGCGCCCAAACCGGAACCCGCGCCCCAACCCAAGGCGGAGCCACGACCGGAAGCCCGCCCCGCTCCGGCGGCCGAACCGGCGCCGAAAGCCGAACCCCAGGCCAGGCCCGAACCCGCGGCCGAACCGGCGGCGGCCGGCGGCTCGGGGGTAAATGGCACGCCGTACGTGACCCCGCTGGTGCGAAAACTGGCCGCCGAAAACAACATCGACCTGGCCGAGATCACCGGTACCGGGGTGGGCGGTCGCATCCGCAAGCAGGACGTGCTGGCCGCGGCCGAGCAGAAGGCCCGGCAAAAGGAACCAGCCAAGCAAGCTCCCGCCGCCGCGGCCGTGGATGCGGGCAAGGCGGCTCCCGCCGCCGCACCCACCCCGGCGCCCGCGCTGGCGCACCTGCGGGGCACCACGCAAAAGGCCAGCCGGATCCGTCAGATCACCGCGGTCAAGACCCGCGAATCCCTGCAGGCCACGGCCCAGCTCACCCAGACCCACGAGGTCGACATGACCAGGATCGTCGGGCTGCGCGCCAGGGCCAAGGCGGCGTTCGCCGAGCGCGAGGGCGTGAACCTGACCTTCCTGCCGTTCATCGCCCGGGCCGTGATCGACGCCCTCAAGATCCATCCCAACATCAACGCCAGCTACAACGAGGACACCAAGGAGATCACCTACTACGACGCCGAGCACCTCGGCTTCGCGGTCGACACCGAGCAGGGCCTGCTCTCCCCCGTCATCCACAACGCCGGCGACCTGTCGCTGGCCGGGCTGGCCCGCGCGATCGCGGACATCGCCGCCCGCGCCCGGTCAGGCAACCTGAAACCCGACGAGCTGTCCGGCGGCACCTTCACCATCACCAACATCGGCAGCCAGGGCGCGTTGTTCGACACCCCGATCCTGGTTCCGCCCCAGGCCGCCATGTTGGGCACCGGGGCCATCGTCAAACGGCCGCGGGTGGTCGTCGACGAGGGTGGCAACGAATCGATCGGGGTCCGGTCGGTGTGTTACCTGCCGCTGACCTACGACCATCGGTTGATCGACGGGGCCGACGCCGGACGTTTCCTCACCACGATCAAACACCGGCTCGAAGAGGGAGCGTTCGAGGCCGATCTAGGGCTGTAA
- a CDS encoding TIGR01777 family oxidoreductase — protein MARAGHKAVVAIAGSSGMIGSALAAALRAADHPVLRIVRRTPANSEELHWNPGSAEFDADTLVDVDVVVNLCGVNIGQHRWSGAFKQSLRDSRITPTEVLANAVAAAGVETLINASAVGYYGNTKDRVVDENDRAGSGFLAQLCEDWEAATLPAQYAGARVVLARSGLVLARSGGALRRMRPLFSLCLGARLGSGRQYMSWISLEDEVRALLFAISNPTLSGPVNMTGPAPVTNAEFTTAFGRAVNRPTPLMLPGFAVRAALGEFADEGLLIGQRAIPSALERAGFQFHHNTIGEALGYATARRDHD, from the coding sequence GTGGCTCGAGCTGGTCATAAGGCCGTCGTCGCGATAGCGGGTTCCTCCGGCATGATCGGTTCGGCGTTGGCCGCGGCCTTGCGGGCCGCCGATCACCCGGTGTTGCGCATCGTGCGCCGGACACCGGCGAATTCCGAGGAATTGCACTGGAATCCGGGAAGCGCCGAATTCGACGCCGACACGCTGGTCGACGTCGACGTCGTGGTGAACCTGTGCGGCGTCAACATCGGCCAACACCGATGGTCGGGCGCCTTCAAGCAAAGCCTGCGCGACAGCCGCATCACCCCCACCGAAGTGCTGGCCAACGCCGTCGCCGCGGCCGGTGTCGAAACCCTGATCAACGCCAGCGCGGTCGGCTACTACGGCAACACCAAGGACCGCGTGGTCGATGAAAACGACCGGGCGGGAAGCGGTTTCCTGGCCCAACTGTGCGAGGACTGGGAAGCCGCCACGCTGCCGGCCCAATACGCCGGAGCCCGGGTGGTGCTGGCTCGCAGCGGCCTGGTGCTGGCCCGCTCGGGCGGCGCGCTGCGCCGGATGCGGCCGCTGTTTTCGTTATGCCTCGGCGCCCGGTTGGGCAGCGGCCGTCAATACATGTCGTGGATCAGCCTCGAAGACGAGGTGCGGGCGCTGCTGTTCGCGATCTCAAACCCCACGCTCTCCGGGCCGGTGAACATGACCGGACCGGCGCCGGTCACCAACGCCGAGTTCACCACCGCGTTCGGGCGCGCGGTCAACCGCCCAACCCCGTTGATGCTGCCCGGTTTCGCGGTGCGGGCCGCGCTCGGCGAGTTCGCCGACGAGGGCCTGCTCATCGGTCAGCGCGCCATCCCGTCCGCGCTCGAGCGCGCGGGTTTCCAGTTCCACCACAACACCATTGGCGAGGCGCTGGGCTACGCCACCGCCCGCCGCGACCACGACTAG
- the lipB gene encoding lipoyl(octanoyl) transferase LipB — translation MMNSIRSSRAAIDVRQLGLVDYRTAWQLQRDLADARVAGGPDTLLLLEHPPVYTAGRRTEPHERPVPSLQGIPVIDTDRGGKITWHGPGQLVGYPIIGLAEPLDVVNYVRRLEESLMKVCGDLGLDTIRVDGRSGVWVPAGAGRPARKIGAIGVRVARATTLHGFALNCDCDLEAFATIVPCGISDAGVTSLSVELGRTVAADDVRTAVAAAVCDALDGVLPVHDHVPGPGARRSGAHRRQTDHPVARVASPL, via the coding sequence GTGATGAACTCCATCCGGTCGAGCCGGGCCGCGATCGACGTCCGCCAACTCGGACTCGTCGACTACCGCACCGCCTGGCAGCTGCAGCGCGACCTGGCCGACGCCAGGGTCGCCGGCGGTCCCGACACGCTGCTGCTGCTCGAGCACCCCCCGGTTTACACCGCCGGACGACGCACCGAGCCGCACGAACGACCCGTCCCGTCCCTGCAGGGCATTCCCGTAATAGACACCGATCGTGGCGGCAAGATCACCTGGCATGGGCCGGGGCAGTTGGTCGGTTACCCGATCATCGGATTGGCCGAGCCGCTCGATGTGGTCAATTACGTTCGGCGCCTTGAGGAATCGCTGATGAAGGTGTGCGGCGACCTGGGCCTGGACACCATCCGGGTCGACGGCCGGTCGGGAGTTTGGGTGCCCGCCGGTGCCGGTCGGCCCGCGCGCAAGATCGGCGCCATCGGCGTGCGGGTGGCGCGCGCCACCACGCTGCACGGCTTCGCGCTCAACTGCGATTGTGATCTGGAGGCGTTCGCGACCATCGTGCCGTGCGGCATCAGCGACGCCGGGGTGACGTCGTTGTCCGTCGAATTGGGACGCACGGTCGCCGCCGACGATGTGCGGACCGCGGTCGCCGCCGCCGTCTGTGACGCCCTCGACGGGGTCCTGCCCGTCCATGACCACGTTCCCGGCCCCGGGGCCCGCCGTTCCGGCGCGCATCGGCGACAGACGGACCATCCCGTCGCCCGCGTAGCATCGCCACTGTGA
- the lipA gene encoding lipoyl synthase: MTVAPRPDVAAAAAPPGRKLLRLEVRNAQTPIERKPPWIKVRARMGPEYTELKGLVRREGLHTVCEEAGCPNIFECWEDREATFLIGGDQCTRRCDFCQIDTGKPAALDRDEPRRVAESVQAMGLRYATVTGVARDDLPDGGAWLYAATVRAIKELNPSTGVELLIPDFNGEPTRLAEVFDSRPEVLAHNVETVPRIFKRIRPAFTYGRSLDVLTAARDIGLVTKSNLILGLGETPDEVRTALADLHNAGCDIVTITQYLRPSTRHHPVERWVKPEEFAEFAQHAEGLGFSGVLAGPLVRSSYRAGRLYEQAARSRASARS, translated from the coding sequence GTGACCGTCGCCCCGAGGCCTGATGTCGCCGCCGCCGCGGCTCCGCCAGGCCGCAAGTTGTTGCGGCTGGAAGTGCGCAACGCCCAGACCCCGATCGAGCGCAAACCGCCGTGGATCAAGGTCCGGGCGAGGATGGGACCGGAGTACACCGAGCTGAAGGGCCTGGTCCGGCGCGAGGGCCTGCACACGGTCTGCGAAGAGGCCGGTTGCCCCAACATCTTCGAATGCTGGGAGGACCGGGAAGCCACCTTCCTGATCGGCGGCGACCAGTGCACCCGTCGCTGCGACTTCTGCCAGATCGACACCGGAAAGCCCGCCGCGCTGGACCGCGACGAGCCCCGCCGGGTCGCCGAGAGCGTGCAGGCGATGGGGCTGCGCTATGCCACGGTCACCGGCGTCGCCCGCGACGACCTGCCCGACGGCGGTGCCTGGCTGTACGCGGCGACGGTGCGCGCCATCAAGGAGCTCAACCCGTCGACCGGCGTCGAGCTGTTGATCCCCGACTTCAACGGCGAGCCCACGCGGCTTGCCGAGGTTTTCGACTCGCGCCCGGAAGTGTTGGCGCACAACGTCGAAACGGTACCCCGCATCTTCAAACGGATCCGGCCCGCCTTCACCTACGGGCGCAGCCTGGACGTGCTCACCGCCGCGCGCGACATCGGCCTGGTCACCAAGAGCAACCTCATCCTCGGGCTCGGCGAAACCCCCGACGAGGTGCGCACCGCCCTGGCCGACCTGCATAACGCCGGTTGCGACATCGTCACCATCACCCAATACCTGCGTCCGTCGACGCGCCACCACCCGGTCGAGCGCTGGGTTAAGCCCGAGGAGTTCGCCGAGTTCGCCCAGCACGCGGAGGGGTTGGGCTTTTCGGGTGTGCTGGCCGGGCCGCTGGTGCGATCGTCCTACCGGGCGGGACGGCTCTACGAGCAGGCCGCCCGCAGCCGCGCCTCGGCGCGGTCGTGA
- a CDS encoding DUF4191 domain-containing protein, which yields MAKSRTATESKAARAQAQAARKAAARERRAQLWQAFNIQRQEDKRLLPYMIGAFVLIVGVSVAVGVWAGGLTMITIVPLGVLLGGLVTFIIFSRRAQRSIYSKAEGQTGAAAWVLDNLRGKWRVTPGVAATGHFDAVHRVLGRPGVVLVGEGSAARVKPLLAQEKKRTARLVGEVPIYDIVVGNDEGEVPLAKLERHLTRLPNNITAKQMDALESRLAALGSRAGAAVMPKGPLPNAGKMRGVQRTVRRK from the coding sequence ATGGCTAAATCCCGCACTGCCACTGAAAGCAAGGCCGCCAGGGCGCAGGCGCAGGCCGCCCGCAAGGCCGCCGCGCGGGAACGCCGCGCCCAGTTGTGGCAGGCGTTCAACATTCAGCGCCAGGAGGACAAGCGCCTGCTGCCCTACATGATCGGCGCCTTCGTGCTGATCGTGGGCGTCTCGGTGGCGGTCGGCGTGTGGGCGGGCGGGTTGACCATGATCACGATCGTCCCGCTCGGCGTGCTGCTGGGTGGTTTGGTCACGTTCATCATCTTCAGCCGCCGCGCCCAGCGATCGATCTACAGCAAAGCCGAAGGTCAAACCGGCGCGGCCGCGTGGGTCCTGGACAACCTGCGCGGCAAGTGGCGGGTGACCCCCGGCGTCGCCGCGACCGGCCACTTCGACGCGGTGCACCGGGTGCTCGGCCGGCCCGGGGTCGTCTTGGTCGGCGAGGGATCGGCCGCACGGGTCAAACCGCTGCTGGCCCAGGAGAAAAAGCGCACCGCCCGGCTGGTCGGCGAAGTGCCGATCTACGACATCGTCGTCGGCAACGACGAGGGCGAGGTCCCGCTGGCCAAGTTGGAACGCCACCTCACCCGCCTGCCGAACAACATCACCGCCAAGCAAATGGATGCGCTGGAGTCACGGTTGGCCGCGCTGGGATCGCGGGCCGGCGCCGCTGTCATGCCGAAGGGACCGCTGCCCAACGCCGGCAAGATGCGCGGCGTGCAGCGCACCGTGCGCCGCAAGTAG
- a CDS encoding RDD family protein produces the protein MTPGSRSAYPGEKLGLPESGPGSLAPMGRRLAALLIDWLISYGLAALAMAFGLFSERMLATAVLVVWFALGVVAVRLFSFTPGQLALGLQVAAVDGRLPIGIGRLAVRGLLVGTVIPALFTDWDGRGIHDRLTGTAVVRR, from the coding sequence GTGACCCCGGGATCGCGATCCGCCTATCCCGGTGAGAAGCTCGGCCTGCCGGAGAGTGGCCCGGGATCGCTGGCGCCGATGGGCCGCCGGCTGGCCGCGCTGCTGATCGACTGGCTGATCTCCTACGGCCTGGCGGCACTGGCCATGGCGTTCGGCCTTTTCTCCGAGCGGATGTTGGCAACCGCGGTGTTGGTCGTCTGGTTTGCGCTCGGCGTGGTGGCGGTGCGGCTGTTTAGCTTCACGCCCGGACAGTTGGCCCTGGGCCTGCAGGTGGCGGCGGTGGATGGACGTCTGCCGATCGGGATCGGCCGGCTGGCGGTGCGGGGGCTGCTCGTCGGGACGGTCATCCCGGCGTTGTTCACCGATTGGGACGGGCGCGGCATTCACGATCGGCTGACCGGAACGGCGGTGGTGCGGCGCTGA
- the glnA gene encoding type I glutamate--ammonia ligase, with amino-acid sequence MTEMTPDDVFKLAKDENVEFVDVRFCDLPGIMQHFTIPVSFFDKSVFEDGLAFDGSSIRGFQSIHESDMLLLPDPDTARIDLFREAKTLNLNFFVHDPFTLEPYSRDPRNIARKAENYLISTGVADTAYFGAEAEFYIFDSISFDSRTNGSFYEIDAISGWWNTGSPTELDGSPNRGYKVRPKGGYFPVAPTDQYVDLRDKMLSNLIKSGFSLEKGHHEVGTGGQAEINYKFNTLLHAADDMQLYKYIVKNTAWQNGKTVTFMPKPLFGDNGSGMHTHQSLWKDGSPLMHDETGYAGLSDIARHYIGGLLHHAPSLLAFTNPTVNSYKRLVPGFEAPINLVYSQRNRSACVRIPITGSNPKAKRLEFRCPDSSGNPYLAFSAMLMAGLDGIKNKIEPQAPVDKDLYELPPEEAANIPQAPVQLSAVIDRLEEDHEYLTEGGVFTPDLIETWISFKRENEILPVQIRPHPYEFALYYDV; translated from the coding sequence GTGACGGAAATGACGCCCGACGACGTCTTCAAACTCGCCAAGGACGAAAACGTCGAATTCGTCGACGTCCGGTTCTGTGACTTGCCGGGCATCATGCAGCACTTCACGATTCCGGTTTCCTTCTTCGACAAAAGCGTTTTCGAAGACGGGTTAGCCTTCGACGGCTCGTCGATTCGCGGATTCCAATCGATCCACGAGTCCGACATGCTGCTCCTTCCCGATCCAGACACCGCGCGCATCGACCTGTTCCGCGAAGCCAAGACGCTGAACCTGAACTTCTTCGTGCACGACCCGTTCACCCTCGAGCCGTATTCGCGCGACCCGCGCAACATCGCCCGCAAGGCCGAGAATTATTTGATCAGCACCGGTGTCGCCGACACCGCCTACTTCGGCGCCGAGGCCGAGTTCTACATCTTCGACTCCATCAGCTTCGACTCGCGCACCAACGGCTCGTTCTACGAGATCGACGCGATCTCGGGGTGGTGGAACACCGGCTCGCCGACCGAACTCGACGGCAGCCCCAACCGGGGCTACAAGGTCCGCCCCAAGGGTGGGTATTTCCCGGTCGCGCCCACCGACCAGTACGTCGACCTGCGCGACAAGATGCTGTCCAACCTGATCAAGTCCGGCTTCAGCCTGGAGAAGGGCCACCACGAGGTGGGCACCGGCGGGCAGGCCGAGATCAACTACAAGTTCAACACGCTGCTGCACGCGGCCGACGACATGCAGCTGTACAAGTACATCGTCAAGAACACCGCGTGGCAGAACGGCAAGACCGTCACATTCATGCCCAAGCCACTGTTCGGCGACAACGGCTCCGGAATGCACACCCACCAATCGCTGTGGAAGGACGGCAGCCCGCTGATGCACGACGAGACGGGCTACGCCGGTCTGTCGGACATCGCCCGGCACTACATCGGCGGCCTGCTGCACCACGCGCCGTCGCTGCTGGCGTTCACCAATCCGACGGTGAACTCCTACAAGCGCCTGGTTCCCGGCTTCGAGGCCCCGATCAACCTGGTCTACAGCCAGCGGAATCGTTCGGCGTGCGTCCGTATTCCCATCACCGGCAGCAACCCGAAGGCCAAGCGGCTGGAGTTCCGCTGCCCCGACTCGTCGGGCAACCCGTACCTGGCGTTCTCCGCGATGCTGATGGCCGGCCTGGACGGCATCAAAAACAAGATCGAGCCGCAGGCGCCGGTCGACAAGGACCTCTACGAGCTGCCTCCCGAGGAGGCCGCCAACATCCCGCAGGCACCGGTTCAGCTCTCCGCGGTGATCGACCGGCTGGAAGAAGACCACGAATACCTCACCGAGGGAGGAGTTTTCACGCCTGACCTGATCGAGACATGGATCAGCTTCAAGCGCGAGAACGAGATCCTGCCGGTCCAGATACGGCCGCACCCATACGAATTCGCGCTCTACTACGACGTTTAA
- a CDS encoding TIGR03619 family F420-dependent LLM class oxidoreductase — protein MKFYVSSAFLNTREIVEIARAADELGYDGIGIPDHVVNLETLDTPYPYTKDGQRRWQPFTDWPDPWVLVGALAQVTTRLRFVNTVYIPAMRNPYSAAKAIGTAAVLASGRVELGIGVGWCKEEFALMGEKFDARGKRTDEIIELMRALWEPGWTEFDGEFYRAPRLEMQPTPPPIPVYVGGLSDIALRRAARCDGWIGDLIKTDRAIETVGRLRELRAENGLSMDDFTILTPLTDAFTTADYQRAEGAGITGIITAPWMFYSGSDATLSDKIDGMQRFRKDLGLG, from the coding sequence ATGAAGTTCTACGTCAGCAGCGCCTTTTTGAACACCCGCGAGATCGTCGAGATCGCCAGGGCGGCCGACGAACTCGGGTACGACGGGATCGGGATCCCTGACCACGTCGTCAACCTGGAGACCCTGGACACCCCGTACCCGTACACCAAAGATGGGCAACGGCGGTGGCAGCCGTTCACCGATTGGCCCGATCCCTGGGTTCTCGTCGGCGCGCTGGCCCAGGTCACCACCCGGCTCCGATTCGTCAACACGGTCTACATTCCCGCGATGCGCAACCCCTACTCGGCGGCGAAAGCCATTGGCACCGCGGCAGTTTTGGCGTCCGGCCGGGTGGAACTGGGCATCGGCGTGGGCTGGTGTAAAGAGGAATTCGCCTTGATGGGCGAGAAGTTCGACGCCCGCGGCAAGCGCACCGACGAGATCATCGAGTTGATGCGGGCGCTGTGGGAGCCGGGCTGGACGGAGTTCGACGGCGAGTTCTATCGGGCGCCGCGGCTGGAGATGCAGCCGACCCCGCCGCCGATACCGGTCTACGTCGGCGGCCTCAGCGATATCGCGCTGCGCCGGGCCGCCCGGTGTGACGGCTGGATCGGTGATCTGATCAAGACCGATCGCGCCATCGAGACGGTGGGCCGGTTGCGGGAGCTGCGGGCCGAAAATGGTCTCTCGATGGACGATTTCACTATCCTGACGCCGCTGACCGACGCCTTCACCACCGCCGATTACCAGCGCGCCGAAGGTGCCGGCATCACCGGCATCATCACCGCGCCGTGGATGTTCTATTCCGGGTCCGACGCCACACTTTCCGACAAGATCGACGGCATGCAACGCTTCCGGAAAGACCTGGGGCTGGGCTAG
- a CDS encoding PaaI family thioesterase, whose protein sequence is MEATFEVLSEEELDRVTATYAPLTEAVRELIDATVRTQADDHVIERARVAIEAVTRSLLSQGTRPPAVSYRIDGRPLPLGNAATGQCNPIAPPLVVQHEADGRCWSEFVLGAAYEGPPGLVHGGMCALVLDHMLGEAASQGLTKPLFTGTITIKYLRGTPLGPLRSEAIVERSEGVKAFARGYLSDSAGVTVEAEGVFIMPAWAREAE, encoded by the coding sequence TTGGAAGCCACGTTTGAGGTCTTGAGCGAAGAGGAGCTCGACCGGGTGACGGCGACGTATGCGCCGTTGACCGAGGCCGTTCGGGAACTCATCGACGCCACCGTCCGGACCCAGGCCGACGACCACGTCATCGAGCGGGCGCGGGTCGCGATCGAGGCGGTGACCCGATCGCTGCTGAGCCAAGGAACCCGGCCGCCCGCCGTGAGTTACCGCATCGACGGCCGCCCGCTGCCGTTGGGCAACGCCGCGACCGGGCAGTGCAACCCGATCGCGCCGCCGTTGGTGGTCCAGCACGAGGCGGACGGACGGTGCTGGAGCGAGTTCGTGCTGGGCGCGGCCTACGAGGGCCCGCCCGGCCTGGTGCACGGCGGTATGTGCGCCCTCGTGCTCGACCACATGCTCGGCGAGGCGGCCAGCCAGGGCCTGACCAAGCCGCTGTTCACCGGGACCATCACCATCAAGTACCTGCGCGGCACGCCGCTGGGTCCGCTTCGCTCCGAGGCGATCGTCGAACGCAGCGAGGGCGTCAAGGCCTTTGCGCGCGGCTATCTTTCGGATTCCGCGGGGGTGACCGTGGAGGCGGAAGGGGTCTTCATCATGCCGGCGTGGGCCCGGGAAGCCGAATGA